In one Conger conger chromosome 5, fConCon1.1, whole genome shotgun sequence genomic region, the following are encoded:
- the LOC133129262 gene encoding heparan sulfate glucosamine 3-O-sulfotransferase 5 has translation MPFKQQALLRQKLFVLGSLAVGSLLYLVARVGSLDRLQPICPVESRVAPHAPGPFPLRTLQYKRGILHELRKGNATKEQIRLHSLVQQLPRAIIIGVRKGGTRALLEMLNLHPAVVKASQEIHFFDNDQNYARGIDWYREKMPFSFPHQITIEKSPAYFITEEVPERIFKMNSSIKLLIIVREPTTRAVSDYTQVLEGKERKNKTYHKFEKLAIDGNTCEVNTKYKAVRTSIYTKHLERWLKYFPVEQFHIVDGDRLISDPLPELQLVERFLNLPSRISQYNLYFNATRGFYCLRFNIVFNKCLAGSKGRIHPEVDPAVVAKLRRFFHPFNQKFYQITGRTFNWP, from the exons ATGCCATTCAAACAGCAGGCGTTGCTGAGACAGAAGCTCTTCGTGTTAGGCAGCCTCGCTGTAGGGAGTCTCCTTTATCTAGTGGCCAGAGTGGGGAGCTTGGATAG GCTGCAGCCTATTTGCCCCGTAGAGAGCAGAGTGGCCCCTCACGCCCCCGGGCCCTTCCCCCTGCGGACGCTGCAGTACAAGAGGGGCATCCTGCACGAGCTCCGCAAGGGCAACGCCACCAAGGAGCAGATCCGCCTGCACAGCCTGGTGCAGCAGCTGCCCCGCGCCATCATCATCGGGGTCCGCAAGGGGGGCACCCGCGCCCTGCTGGAGATGCTCAACCTGCACCCGGCCGTGGTCAAGGCCTCGCAGGAGATACACTTCTTCGACAACGACCAGAACTACGCCCGGGGCATCGACTGGTACCGCGAGAAGATGCCCTTCTCCTTCCCCCACCAGATCACCATCGAGAAGAGCCCGGCCTACTTCATCACAGAGGAGGTCCCGGAGCGCATCTTCAAGATGAACTCCTCCATCAAGCTCCTGATCATCGTCAGGGAGCCCACCACCCGGGCGGTGTCCGACTACACCCAGGTGCTGGAGGGCAAGGAGCGGAAGAACAAGACCTACCACAAGTTCGAGAAGCTGGCCATCGACGGCAACACCTGCGAGGTGAACACCAAGTACAAGGCGGTACGGACCAGCATTTACACCAAGCACCTGGAGCGCTGGCTCAAGTACTTCCCCGTGGAGCAGTTCCACATCGTGGACGGGGACCGGCTCATTTCGGACCCGCTGCCGGAGCTCCAGCTGGTGGAGCGCTTCCTCAACCTCCCCTCCCGCATCAGCCAGTACAACCTGTACTTCAACGCCACCCGCGGGTTCTACTGCCTCCGATTCAACATCGTCTTCAACAAGTGCCTGGCGGGCAGCAAGGGCCGCATCCACCCCGAGGTGGACCCCGCGGTGGTGGCCAAACTGCGCCGGTTCTTCCACCCCTTCAATCAGAAGTTTTACCAGATCACCGGGAGGACATTCAACTGGCCATGA